A part of Chitinimonas koreensis genomic DNA contains:
- a CDS encoding outer membrane lipoprotein carrier protein LolA, with amino-acid sequence MKRLIALACLALALPLRAAPLADEVKARLAAPPLLRGQFVQEKQVAGFKKPLVSSGDFLLWRDHGVLWHTKKPFDATLALTRDALSARQGDGRAGYRLDAGREPGLREVNALLFALLAGDVAALAQRFRIDGALAGKDGWTLQLAPLEPNLAKVFRRIELNGDRYVRQVKLEEANGDASLIRFDGLAEAPAASADEAQRLGR; translated from the coding sequence ATGAAGCGCCTGATCGCCCTGGCCTGCCTTGCGCTGGCCCTGCCGCTGCGCGCCGCGCCGCTGGCCGACGAGGTCAAGGCCCGGCTGGCCGCGCCGCCGCTGCTGCGCGGCCAGTTCGTGCAGGAGAAGCAGGTGGCCGGCTTCAAGAAACCGCTGGTGTCGAGCGGCGACTTCCTGCTGTGGCGCGACCATGGCGTGCTGTGGCACACCAAGAAGCCGTTCGACGCCACGCTGGCGCTGACCCGCGACGCGCTGAGCGCGCGCCAGGGCGACGGCCGCGCCGGCTACCGGCTCGACGCCGGCCGCGAGCCGGGCCTGCGCGAGGTCAACGCGCTGCTGTTCGCCCTCCTGGCCGGCGACGTGGCGGCGCTGGCGCAGCGCTTCCGCATCGACGGCGCGCTGGCCGGCAAGGACGGCTGGACGCTGCAGCTGGCGCCGCTGGAGCCGAACCTGGCCAAGGTGTTCCGCCGCATCGAACTGAACGGCGACCGCTACGTGCGCCAGGTGAAGCTGGAAGAGGCCAACGGCGACGCCAGCCTGATCCGTTTCGACGGCCTGGCCGAAGCGCCGGCCGCCAGCGCCGACGAGGCTCAACGCCTTGGCAGGTAG
- a CDS encoding class I SAM-dependent methyltransferase encodes MLDKTFSPARQTAFDARFEAQKIAFGPVVFQCVRYAWKRGMLQALAEAGAAGLTLEALAADGRWTAYALKVVLESCLSCGVVRLADGRYALDKAGFCVLSDATTQINLDFVHDVCYQGLHALDRSLDEEKPHGLAALGDWPTLYQGLAELPEPARTSWFAFDHHYSDASFPAILPDVFATAPRRVMDVGANTGKFSRAALGYHGTVQLHLVDLPQQLALAEANLAEAGLSARAQLHPVDMLDPAAAFPAGMDVIWMSQFLSCFSEPVIASILARAVAALAPGGQLLIMDTFWDRQRYDIAAYCLINTSPYFTALASGNSKIYQSGDYVRLCEAAGLTLLTARDDIGYCHSLLRFGRSDARRSET; translated from the coding sequence ATGCTCGATAAAACTTTCTCCCCCGCCCGCCAGACCGCCTTCGACGCGCGCTTCGAGGCGCAGAAGATCGCCTTCGGGCCGGTCGTGTTCCAGTGCGTCCGCTATGCATGGAAGCGCGGCATGCTGCAGGCGCTGGCCGAGGCCGGCGCGGCCGGGCTGACGCTCGAGGCGCTCGCCGCCGACGGCCGCTGGACCGCCTACGCGCTCAAGGTGGTGCTGGAGTCCTGCCTGTCCTGCGGCGTGGTGCGGCTGGCCGACGGCCGCTACGCGCTCGACAAGGCCGGCTTCTGCGTGCTCAGCGACGCCACCACCCAGATCAATCTCGATTTCGTCCACGACGTCTGCTACCAGGGCCTGCATGCGCTCGACCGCTCGCTCGACGAGGAGAAGCCGCACGGCCTCGCCGCGCTCGGCGACTGGCCGACGCTGTACCAGGGCCTGGCCGAGCTGCCCGAGCCGGCGCGCACCAGCTGGTTCGCCTTCGACCACCATTATTCCGACGCCTCCTTCCCGGCCATCCTGCCCGACGTGTTCGCCACCGCGCCGCGGCGGGTGATGGACGTCGGCGCCAATACCGGCAAGTTCAGCCGCGCCGCGCTCGGCTACCACGGCACGGTGCAGTTGCATCTGGTCGACCTGCCGCAGCAGCTGGCGCTGGCCGAGGCGAACCTGGCCGAGGCCGGCCTCTCGGCGCGCGCGCAACTGCACCCGGTCGACATGCTCGACCCGGCCGCCGCCTTCCCGGCCGGCATGGACGTGATCTGGATGAGCCAGTTCCTCAGCTGCTTCAGCGAGCCGGTGATCGCCAGCATCCTGGCGCGCGCGGTGGCGGCGCTGGCGCCGGGCGGCCAGCTCTTGATCATGGACACCTTCTGGGACCGCCAGCGCTACGACATCGCCGCCTACTGCCTGATCAACACCTCGCCGTACTTCACCGCGCTGGCCAGCGGCAACAGCAAGATCTACCAGAGCGGCGATTACGTGCGGCTGTGCGAGGCGGCCGGCCTGACGCTGCTGACCGCGCGCGACGACATCGGCTACTGCCACTCCTTGCTGCGCTTCGGTCGCAGCGACGCGCGAAGGAGCGAAACGTGA
- a CDS encoding beta-ketoacyl-ACP synthase, translated as MTQAIYLNRLGLVCALGAGVDEVRAALFAEAPSGVAPLAGLLPGRTLHLGAVTAPLADLAGLPLAHRSRNNALLLTALAQIRPAVDAAIARHGAARVGVVLGTSTSGIGESERAVAALQRDGALDADFHIGQQEMGSPALMLAEYLGLSGPAIVLSTACSSSAKALASAARLLRAGLCDAVIAGGADSLCAFTVAGFSALESVSAERCNPMSANRHGINIGEGAALFLLGTEPGPVRLAGWGESSDAHHISAPAPDGRGALAAMRAALEQAGVAPAAIDYLNLHGTATPQNDAMESLAVRELFGEALPASSTKPLTGHTLGAAGALEAALCWLALTDNPQGRLPPHWWDGAADPALPALNLVQPGQALGRPLDYALSNSFAFGGSNAALVLERVRDEAAGRADEAAGAVPEDGTTTAPRSTVVSRAATARRAAADYPIAELVPHAGAMSLLDRAIEGDGEHFVAEVDIRPGGLFCGDDGVGAWVGIEYMAQAVAAWAGWQARQRGEAPKVGFLLGSRRYACSVPVFRSGQVLRVAVRQEFRADNGLGQFDCRIEIAGETVATAALTVFEPDDALQFLGGEGEMNLECRPRRDRSAATALPFGTVLQVGIAFRRQGE; from the coding sequence TTGACCCAAGCGATCTACCTGAACCGGCTCGGCCTGGTCTGCGCACTCGGCGCCGGCGTCGACGAAGTGCGCGCCGCGCTGTTCGCCGAGGCGCCTTCCGGCGTCGCGCCGCTGGCCGGGCTGCTGCCGGGCCGCACGCTGCATCTCGGCGCCGTGACCGCGCCGCTGGCCGACCTGGCCGGCCTGCCGCTCGCCCATCGCAGCCGCAACAACGCGCTGCTGCTGACCGCGCTGGCGCAGATCCGGCCGGCGGTCGACGCCGCCATCGCGCGCCACGGCGCGGCGCGGGTCGGCGTGGTGCTCGGCACCAGCACCTCGGGCATCGGCGAATCGGAGCGCGCGGTCGCCGCCTTGCAGCGCGACGGCGCGCTCGACGCCGATTTCCACATCGGCCAGCAGGAGATGGGCTCGCCGGCCCTGATGCTGGCCGAATACCTGGGCTTGTCCGGCCCGGCCATCGTGCTGTCGACCGCCTGCTCGTCGAGCGCCAAGGCGCTGGCCAGCGCCGCGCGGCTGCTGCGCGCCGGCCTGTGCGACGCGGTGATCGCCGGCGGGGCCGATTCGCTGTGCGCCTTCACCGTGGCCGGCTTCTCGGCGCTGGAATCGGTCAGCGCCGAGCGCTGCAACCCGATGAGCGCCAACCGCCACGGCATCAACATCGGCGAGGGCGCCGCGCTGTTCCTGCTCGGCACCGAGCCGGGCCCGGTACGGCTGGCCGGCTGGGGCGAGAGCTCGGACGCCCACCATATCTCGGCGCCGGCGCCCGACGGCCGCGGCGCGCTGGCCGCCATGCGCGCGGCGCTCGAGCAGGCCGGCGTGGCGCCGGCCGCGATCGACTACCTGAACCTGCACGGCACCGCCACGCCGCAGAACGACGCGATGGAGAGCCTGGCGGTGCGCGAGCTGTTCGGCGAAGCGCTGCCGGCCAGCTCGACCAAGCCGCTGACCGGCCACACGCTGGGCGCGGCCGGTGCGCTCGAGGCGGCGCTGTGCTGGCTGGCGCTGACCGACAATCCGCAGGGACGGCTGCCGCCGCACTGGTGGGACGGCGCGGCCGACCCGGCGCTGCCGGCGCTGAACCTGGTGCAGCCCGGCCAGGCGCTGGGCCGGCCGCTCGACTACGCGCTGAGCAATTCCTTCGCCTTCGGCGGCAGCAATGCCGCGCTGGTGCTGGAGCGGGTGCGCGACGAGGCGGCGGGGCGGGCCGACGAGGCCGCGGGCGCGGTGCCGGAGGACGGTACGACGACGGCGCCTCGCTCCACGGTGGTGTCTCGCGCCGCGACGGCACGTCGTGCCGCCGCCGACTACCCGATCGCCGAGCTGGTGCCGCACGCCGGCGCCATGAGCCTCTTGGACCGCGCGATCGAAGGCGACGGCGAGCACTTCGTGGCCGAGGTCGACATCCGGCCGGGCGGGCTGTTCTGCGGCGACGACGGCGTCGGCGCCTGGGTCGGCATCGAGTACATGGCGCAGGCGGTGGCGGCCTGGGCCGGCTGGCAGGCGCGCCAGCGCGGCGAGGCGCCCAAGGTCGGCTTCCTGCTCGGCAGCCGGCGCTATGCGTGCAGCGTGCCGGTATTCCGTTCGGGCCAGGTGCTGCGCGTGGCGGTGCGGCAGGAATTCCGCGCCGACAACGGCCTGGGCCAGTTCGACTGCCGCATCGAGATCGCCGGCGAGACGGTGGCCACCGCGGCGCTGACGGTGTTCGAGCCGGACGATGCGCTGCAATTCCTTGGCGGGGAGGGTGAGATGAACCTGGAATGTCGTCCGCGGCGGGATCGATCCGCTGCAACCGCGCTGCCGTTCGGAACGGTTTTGCAGGTCGGAATTGCATTCCGGCGGCAAGGTGAATAA
- a CDS encoding acyl-CoA thioesterase, translating to MRPDLSHQIELAPAFHDVDPMQIVWHGNYVKYLELARCALLDKFDYDYPQMRDSGYLWPIVDMRLKYVKPATFKQRITVRAEITEWECRLRIDYLVRDAVTGEKLNKAHTIQVAVDAASGEMQYVCPRVLWDRLGVTVE from the coding sequence ATGCGGCCTGACCTGAGCCACCAGATCGAGCTGGCGCCGGCTTTCCACGACGTCGATCCGATGCAGATCGTCTGGCACGGCAACTACGTCAAATACCTCGAGCTGGCGCGCTGCGCGCTGCTGGACAAGTTCGACTACGACTACCCGCAGATGCGCGACTCGGGCTATCTGTGGCCGATCGTCGACATGCGGCTGAAGTACGTGAAGCCGGCCACCTTCAAGCAGCGCATCACGGTGCGGGCCGAGATCACCGAGTGGGAATGCCGGCTGCGCATCGACTACCTGGTGCGCGACGCGGTCACCGGCGAGAAGCTCAACAAGGCCCATACCATCCAGGTGGCGGTCGACGCCGCCAGCGGCGAGATGCAGTACGTCTGCCCGCGGGTGTTGTGGGACCGGCTCGGAGTGACGGTCGAATGA
- the fabG gene encoding 3-oxoacyl-ACP reductase FabG, whose product MNDKTVLVTGSSRGIGRAIALRLAREGYDLVLHCRSRIDEAEAVAGEIRALGRAVRVLQFDVADRAATAEALLADVEAHGCYYGVVCNAGIARDNAFPAMPAAEWDAVIHTNLDAFYNVLHPLTMPLVRRRKPGRIVTLASVSGLIGNRGQVNYSAAKAGIIGATKALAAELASRAITVNCVAPGLIDTEMVEPQVLEEAMKLIPAKRMGKPEEVAATVAFLLGEDAAYITRQVISVNGGMIG is encoded by the coding sequence ATGAACGACAAGACCGTGCTGGTCACCGGCTCCAGCCGCGGCATCGGCCGCGCCATCGCGCTTCGGCTCGCGCGCGAGGGCTACGACCTGGTGCTGCATTGCCGCAGCCGCATCGACGAGGCCGAGGCGGTGGCCGGAGAAATCCGCGCGCTGGGCCGCGCAGTCCGCGTGCTGCAGTTCGACGTGGCCGACCGCGCGGCGACGGCCGAGGCGCTGCTGGCCGACGTCGAGGCGCACGGCTGCTACTACGGCGTGGTGTGCAACGCCGGCATCGCGCGCGACAACGCCTTTCCGGCCATGCCGGCGGCCGAGTGGGACGCGGTGATCCATACCAATCTGGACGCCTTCTACAACGTGCTGCACCCGCTGACCATGCCGCTGGTGCGGCGCCGCAAGCCGGGCCGCATCGTCACGCTGGCCTCGGTGTCGGGCCTGATCGGCAACCGCGGCCAGGTCAACTACAGCGCGGCCAAGGCCGGCATCATCGGCGCCACCAAGGCGCTGGCGGCCGAGCTGGCCAGCCGCGCCATCACGGTCAACTGCGTGGCGCCGGGCCTGATCGACACCGAGATGGTCGAGCCGCAGGTGCTCGAAGAGGCGATGAAGCTGATCCCGGCCAAGCGCATGGGCAAGCCGGAGGAGGTGGCCGCCACGGTCGCCTTCCTGCTGGGCGAGGACGCCGCGTACATCACGCGGCAGGTGATTTCGGTGAACGGGGGGATGATCGGATGA
- a CDS encoding DUF3261 domain-containing protein encodes MKRDAPLRGLGETWCGEAARKLRTATRGSRVAVHLSRFAACLGIALPLGGHAAPKRPAPRSGAIPRFTFHVSLFTAFLLAGCAQQPQRPTLPDLPPLQLAPADFGGSLSLAQRLDFARLDGRPSGAQPIEALLEIDGESVRLAGFALGQRILTLAWDGRQLAVERHPRLPAEVDAARVLRDIELVYWPAERLRAALPAGWTLEDGADGRRLLADGVPVLTVSRTAAGAAATVVLENRREGYRLTIESSPSGVEAVP; translated from the coding sequence GTGAAACGTGACGCGCCGCTGCGCGGCTTGGGTGAAACGTGGTGCGGCGAGGCTGCGCGGAAGCTCCGCACGGCAACGCGCGGGTCGCGCGTCGCCGTTCATCTTTCGCGTTTCGCGGCCTGCCTCGGCATCGCGCTGCCGCTTGGCGGCCATGCCGCACCGAAACGGCCTGCGCCGCGCAGCGGCGCGATCCCGCGTTTCACCTTTCACGTTTCACTTTTCACGGCTTTCCTGCTCGCCGGCTGTGCCCAACAGCCGCAGCGTCCAACGCTGCCCGACCTGCCGCCGCTGCAGCTCGCCCCGGCCGACTTCGGCGGCAGCCTGAGCCTGGCCCAGCGGCTCGACTTCGCCCGGCTCGACGGCCGCCCCAGCGGCGCCCAGCCGATCGAGGCGCTGCTCGAGATCGACGGCGAATCGGTGCGGCTGGCCGGCTTCGCGCTCGGCCAGCGCATCCTGACGCTGGCCTGGGACGGCCGCCAGCTGGCAGTCGAGCGCCATCCGCGCCTGCCGGCCGAGGTCGACGCGGCGCGCGTGCTGCGCGACATCGAACTGGTCTACTGGCCGGCCGAGCGGCTGCGCGCCGCCCTGCCGGCCGGCTGGACGCTGGAGGACGGCGCCGACGGCCGCCGCCTGCTGGCCGACGGCGTGCCGGTGCTGACGGTGAGCCGCACCGCTGCCGGCGCCGCCGCGACGGTGGTGCTGGAAAACCGCCGCGAGGGCTACCGCCTGACCATCGAATCGAGTCCGTCCGGCGTGGAGGCCGTACCTTGA
- a CDS encoding glycosyltransferase family 2 protein: MKPCVVIPVYNHGAAIGAVAAAVRGHGLPCLLVDDGSEPGCAAVLDALAAADPAGIELVRLARNQGKGGAMEAGLRRALQLGYSHALQIDADGQHATADIPRFFELAAQHPAAVICGCPVYDDSVPKGRLYGRYATHVWVWINTLSFDIRDSMCGFRVYPLAPTVALFDAVRIGRRMDFDTEIVVRLYWRGLAVVNLPTRVTYPSDGVSHFQVWRDNLLISRMHARLFGGMLLRLPLLLARKFRSRKPRLRRVAP; the protein is encoded by the coding sequence GTGAAGCCCTGCGTGGTGATCCCGGTCTACAACCACGGCGCCGCGATCGGCGCGGTGGCGGCGGCGGTGCGCGGCCACGGCCTGCCCTGCCTGCTGGTCGACGACGGCAGCGAGCCGGGCTGCGCCGCGGTGCTCGACGCGCTGGCGGCGGCCGACCCGGCCGGCATCGAGCTGGTCCGGCTGGCGCGCAACCAGGGCAAGGGCGGCGCCATGGAGGCCGGTCTGCGCCGCGCGCTGCAGCTGGGCTACAGCCACGCGCTGCAGATCGACGCCGACGGCCAGCACGCCACCGCCGACATCCCGCGCTTCTTCGAACTGGCGGCGCAACACCCGGCCGCGGTGATCTGCGGCTGCCCGGTCTACGACGACAGCGTGCCCAAGGGCCGGCTGTACGGCCGCTACGCCACCCACGTCTGGGTCTGGATCAATACCCTGTCGTTCGACATCCGCGATTCGATGTGCGGCTTCCGCGTCTATCCGCTGGCGCCGACGGTGGCGCTGTTCGACGCGGTGCGCATCGGCCGGCGCATGGATTTCGATACCGAGATCGTGGTGCGGCTGTATTGGCGCGGCCTGGCGGTGGTCAACCTGCCGACCCGCGTCACTTACCCGAGCGACGGCGTCTCGCACTTCCAGGTCTGGCGCGACAACCTGCTGATCTCGCGCATGCACGCGCGGCTGTTCGGCGGCATGCTGCTGCGCCTGCCGCTGCTGCTGGCGCGCAAGTTCCGGTCGCGCAAGCCCCGGCTGCGCCGGGTCGCGCCATGA